The proteins below come from a single Aegilops tauschii subsp. strangulata cultivar AL8/78 chromosome 6, Aet v6.0, whole genome shotgun sequence genomic window:
- the LOC109783516 gene encoding pentatricopeptide repeat-containing protein At1g05750, chloroplastic, translated as MAAAASPSLSLPPPAQRATPKPRRRTPPRDVVSWTAAIARPAREGDLPATAAALSAMLSSPVAPAPNDVTLLTVVSACAGAPSSPLAQPLALSLHAMAIKLFPGHLLLCTCLARFYLASRLPHHALQLFGSMPVRSVVTYNTMITVLMCNGLVATAREVFDGMPDPDKVSWTALIDGCVKNGRHDEAINCFHAMLLDGVEPDYVTLVAAISASAEVGALSLGMWVHRFVTRERLEGNIRIANSLIDMYARCGQVEFARLVFDSMRKRTVVSWNSMIVGLAANGRCTDAIEHFEAMRRKGFKPDAVTFTGVLTACSHAGLTDEGLRYYDAMREEHGIRPRMEHYGCVVDLLGRAGRLDEAMSMVATMPMRPNEVVLGALLAGCRIHGDVDMAEQLMQYLLEQDPGGDSNYVLLSNIYAAVGKWDGAGKVRGLMKARGVKKRPGRSAVEIDGDLHEFVCGDRSHPQAGEVLDMLDLLSHEMAGREAVSEH; from the coding sequence ATGGCAGCGGCCGCCTCTCCATCTCTCAGTCTCCCTCCACCAGCGCAGCGCGCCACCCCAAAGCcgcgccgccgcacgccgccgcgaGACGTGGTCTCGTGGACGGCTGCCATCGCGCGCCCGGCGCGGGAGGGCGACCTGCCGGCGACGGCCGCGGCGCTCTCCGCCATGCTCTCCTCCCCCGTCGCGCCTGCGCCCAACGACGTCACCCTCCTCACCGTCGTCTCTGCCTGCgccggcgccccctcctccccGCTGGCCCAGCCCCTCGCGCTATCGCTCCACGCCATGGCCATCAAGCTCTtccccggccacctcctcctctgcaCCTGCCTCGCGCGGTTCTACCTCGCGTCCCGCCTCCCCCACCACGCCCTCCAGCTGTTCGGCTCCATGCCCGTCAGGTCCGTGGTCACCTACAACACCATGATAACCGTCCTCATGTGCAACGGCCTCGTCGCCACCGCGCGCGAGGTGTTCGACGGAATGCCGGACCCGGATAAGGTCTCCTGGACGGCGCTCATCGACGGGTGCGTCAAGAACGGGCGCCACGACGAGGCGATCAACTGCTTCCATGCCATGCTGCTGGACGGTGTCGAGCCAGACTACGTCACGCTGGTAGCTGCTATCTCCGCAAGTGCCGAGGTCGGCGCGCTCAGTCTCGGTATGTGGGTGCACCGGTTCGTGACCAGGGAGAGGCTGGAGGGCAACATCCGCATCGCCAACTCGTTGATCGACATGTATGCTCGGTGCGGTCAGGTGGAGTTTGCACGGCTGGTGTTTGACAGCATGAGGAAGCGGACGGTGGTCTCGTGGAACTCGATGATCGTCGGGTTGGCAGCCAACGGAAGGTGCACGGACGCCATCGAGCATTTCGAGGCAATGAGGAGGAAGGGGTTCAAGCCAGACGCTGTGACGTTCACGGGCGTCCTAACGGCCTGCAGCCATGCTGGTCTCACCGACGAGGGGCTGAGGTACTATGACGCCATGAGGGAAGAGCACGGCATCCGACCAAGGATGGAGCACTACGGGTGCGTGGTTGACCTGCTCGGCCGGGCCGGGCGCCTGGACGAGGCCATGAGCATGGTGGCGACCATGCCGATGCGGCCGAATGAGGTGGTGCTTGGAGCCCTGCTCGCGGGTTGTCGGATTCACGGGGACGTGGACATGGCCGAGCAGCTGATGCAGTACCTCCTCGAGCAGGACCCTGGCGGCGACTCGAACTACGTGCTGCTGTCGAACATCTACGCCGCCGTCGGGAAATGGGATGGGGCCGGCAAGGTCAGGGGCCTGATGAAAGCCCGGGGGGTGAAGAAGAGGCCAGGCCGCAGTGCCGTGGAGATCGACGGCGACCTGCATGAGTTTGTCTGCGGTGATCGGTCTCATCCGCAGGCTGGGGAGGTGTTGGACATGCTTGACCTGCTCAGTCATGAGATGGCAGGGCGTGAGGCCGTGAGTGAGCATTGA